Proteins from a genomic interval of Sphaeramia orbicularis unplaced genomic scaffold, fSphaOr1.1, whole genome shotgun sequence:
- the LOC115415998 gene encoding zinc finger protein 865-like, whose translation MFQFSKYPMDILEMLSGHQAHQFKGLGLERQLSHQQQVQLQHQQQLQQQHQPAADSSGSLLSGLGLGSLQSSRSNAFADSSSLFAKMSAPPPSISHQSQSSSSSHSSRKSSKMSSGTSSSSGSSSSGYPQFLRPFHPAEAALAQEQLHSGMGRFDFGGSGSGGSAGVIGGVVTPAPPPPPLHPGLSVPQPSPGHSSSSPSPSTSVSASNNHSGSTAVPLVGQSDPRSLHQQFSCMLAANQYFLSGVPTNSSLEQFLVQQGTHNHLGLGLGQGATDSNSALAPPPALHSSHSHTAPQPQQQQQQLTPHALSHPHSHTHHPHPLHPAPQPAPLTGFDFQGIPVLSSNQIASLMQQEAGLPLPLPLHLSLSKEDATKSGDTSSTSVSSGGSRRKKAMAGYLPQRKTDSSSHSSSTVSTCHNSSSSSHSQSSSSGLVGGASGGVGISGIGSEPQHSSLLSSSSQQSSSTVSSTSSAPPSSNSTPVLVANGNQQLSKPQESHSNTSSGQPEPEPLYHCGECGKTFTHLSSLRRHLRSHGLTPESQSRKSDCNSPSPERIFCCGECGKRFKKRGHLIQHSVTHSENRPFVCSICQKSFNRRESLTRHEKIHDEKPFRCPACGRCFRESTSLLNHAASGACGKPPRTSKNRTSTGGSGTSTASGSKMGGTGGRVGISSDGAGMANNKYATDYSRNRYQNQSSYNSGVEDYRRSSSSSLFSDGALGSEMSNQTLRKAPLAPTLHPHPQNQQHHHHQQQPTQQPQPHLPLSSLLDDSEDEVTSSAMSAIAAAAAASCDITTEGREGERRDIIGGLLGGLGFGNMGGPSSTSSLNGSTIPLTHPSQPHAKQRRPRKPREKRDPNTIVRRRRSPAPPGDGSERPYGCQICGKRFRRAETLRRHNRVHTGEKPHGCDVCGKMFREPFHLTKHLTVHSGQKNYKCNLCGKLFAYAQSLVRHGKLHRKGEIDNQGRRVKGAAAAISQVTNSGNSDYFSSCSQGEKSPTHGTPSQRLYTCTVCWKSFRHYFHLTAHQQTVHGGGVGLEKSFRCEVCGKAFAYSNSLVRHKLSQHGIDRNGQRVNQSQSSGYSPLFYDSGSGSNYTGSSHMQQGASTPQQQQQQQQQQQQQQPQLQHPFHYRAKNCQKRHGQTRKHRKKKRVVIHSIMRDGKLVGVPLSKDTRKKLMILRRKRGKLQAQINRKKLLAQLRKKGCVMKVKSWSGGAVRVSGLTSLDIPIKRFPCPICPSATYSKQGFLLVHHAIRHPPRNSGRYARLRCQVCGRRTSSLHKALKHRGQHLKAAAFQCHKCRHRFWNARLLSRHKVSCRGTSTVSGAMAWGLMKIKSDHSDSDHSPVQLSVPHLVQPERSTVLTEFSQ comes from the coding sequence ATGTTCCAGTTCAGTAAGTACCCCATGGACATTCTAGAGATGCTAAGTGGCCACCAAGCCCATCAGTTCAAAGGTCTGGGACTAGAACGGCAGCTGAGCCACCAGCAGCAGGTGCAGCTGCAGCACCAGCAGCAGCTTCAGCAGCAGCACCAGCCCGCCGCCGACTCGTCTGGGAGCCTTCTGTCTGGCCTGGGCCTCGGATCCCTCCAAAGCTCTCGCAGTAATGCCTTTGCGGATTCCTCATCTTTATTCGCCAAAATGAGCGCCCCTCCCCCTTCCATCTCCCATCAGAGCCAGTCGTCGTCGTCCTCCCACAGCTCCAGGAAGTCCAGTAAGATGAGCAGCGGCACCAGCAGTAGCAGCGGGAGCTCGTCATCTGGGTACCCCCAGTTCCTGCGGCCTTTTCACCCTGCCGAGGCAGCACTGGCTCAGGAGCAGCTCCACTCCGGCATGGGACGTTTCGACTTCGGGGGCAGCGGCAGCGGAGGAAGCGCAGGAGTCATCGGGGGCGTGGTCACCCCTGCTCCCCCGCCTCCCCCGCTGCACCCTGGCCTGTCTGTCCCCCAGCCCTCCCCTGGCCACTCTTCGTCATCGCCGTCTCCTTCCACATCTGTCTCGGCTTCCAACAACCACTCCGGCAGCACCGCTGTCCCCCTGGTGGGCCAGTCTGACCCTCGCAGCCTCCACCAGCAGTTCAGCTGCATGCTGGCTGCCAACCAGTACTTCCTCTCTGGAGTCCCCACCAACAGCAGCCTGGAGCAGTTCCTGGTCCAGCAGGGCACGCACAACCACCTGGGCCTGGGACTAGGCCAAGGGGCCACGGATTCCAACTCGGCGCTTGCTCCACCCCCTGCCCTCCACTCCTCACACAGCCACACGGCCCCAcagcctcagcagcagcagcagcagctgaccCCCCATGCCTTATCGCATCCACACAGTCACACTCACCACCCGCACCCTCTCCACCCTGCCCCCCAGCCCGCTCCGCTTACCGGCTTTGACTTCCAAGGCATTCCGGTCCTTTCCTCTAACCAGATTGCGTCACTTATGCAGCAAGAGGCGGGGCTGCCACTCCCACTGCCCCTCCACCTCTCCCTCTCCAAGGAGGATGCCACAAAGTCCGGAGATACCTCATCCACTTCTGTTTCAAGTGGAGGAAGCAGGAGAAAGAAGGCGATGGCGGGCTACCTGCCGCAGAGGAAAACAGACAGTAGCAGCCACAGCAGCAGCACCGTTAGCACCTGCCACAACAGCAGCTCCAGCAGCCACAGTCAGAGCTCCTCCTCAGGCCTGGTGGGGGGAGCGTCCGGGGGGGTCGGCATCAGCGGCATTGGAAGTGAACCGCAGCATTCCTCGCTCCTCTCATCATCCTCACAACAGTCGTCCTCCACAGTGTCATCCACTTCATCTGCCCCTCCCTCCTCTAACTCCACCCCTGTTCTCGTAGCCAATGGTAACCAACAGCTGTCCAAACCTCAAGAAAGCCACAGTAACACCTCCTCCGGCCAGCCCGAACCAGAACCCCTTTACCACTGTGGTGAGTGTGGTAAAACCTTCACCCACCTCTCCAGCTTGCGAAGGCATCTCCGCAGCCACGGTTTGACGCCCGAGAGCCAAAGCAGAAAGTCCGACTGTAACTCGCCCAGCCCAGAGAGGATCTTCTGCTGTGGGGAGTGTGGAAAGAGATTTAAGAAAAGGGGTCACCTCATTCAGCATAGCGTCACTCACTCTGAAAACCGGCCCTTCGTCTGCAGCATCTGCCAGAAGTCTTTCAATCGCCGAGAGTCACTTACGAGGCACGAGAAAATCCACGATGAGAAGCCTTTTCGGTGTCCCGCTTGTGGTCGTTGTTTCCGTGAGAGCACCTCCCTTCTGAACCACGCTGCTTCAGGTGCCTGCGGAAAACCTCCACGGACCTCGAAAAACAGGACAAGCACAGGGGGTAGTGGAACGTCCACGGCAAGTGGCAGTAAAATGGGAGGAACCGGAGGCAGAGTCGGAATCTCAAGTGATGGCGCAGGAATGGCCAACAACAAGTATGCCACAGATTACTCCAGAAACCGTTACCAGAACCAGTCATCGTACAACAGCGGCGTAGAGGACTACAGACGATCTTCATCATCGTCTCTGTTCTCAGACGGGGCGTTAGGAAGTGAAATGTCCAACCAAACTCTACGTAAAGCCCCCTTAGCCCCCACccttcacccccacccccagaatCAGCAACATCAtcaccaccaacaacaaccaaCGCAGCAGCCACAACCacacctccctctctcctccctatTGGATGATTCAGAGGATGAGGTCACCAGCAGTGCCATGTCAGCGATTGCCGCTGCAGCCGCTGCCTCTTGTGATATAACCACAGAGGGCAGGGAAGGAGAGAGAAGGGATATCATCGGGGGACTGCTGGGGGGGCTCGGTTTCGGTAACATGGGTGGGCCGTCTTCCACTTCCAGCCTCAACGGTTCCACGATACCTTTGACCCACCCGAGCCAGCCCCACGCCAAGCAGAGGAGGCCGAGGAAGCCCAGAGAGAAGAGGGACCCCAACACCAtcgtcaggaggaggaggagccctgCGCCTCCAGGTGACGGTTCAGAGAGGCCCTACGGGTGTCAGATCTGTGGCAAACGCTTCAGAAGAGCCGAGACCCTGCGTCGCCACAACCGGGTCCACACCGGGGAGAAGCCTCACGGTTGTGACGTCTGTGGAAAGATGTTCCGTGAGCCTTTCCACCTCACCAAACATCTGACTGTGCACTCTGGTCAGAAGAACTACAAGTGCAACCTGTGTGGAAAGCTGTTTGCTTACGCACAGAGTCTGGTGAGGCACGGGAAGCTGCACAGAAAAGGGGAGATTGACAACCAGGGGCGGAGAGTAAAAGGCGCCGCCGCCGCCATCAGTCAAGTCACCAACTCTGGAAACTCTGACTACTTTTCATCTTGCTCCCAAGGAGAGAAATCCCCCACCCATGGCACCCCTTCTCAGAGGCTTTATACCTGCACAGTGTGCTGGAAATCCTTCCGACACTATTTCCACCTGACAGCGCATCAACAAACTGTCCACGGTGGTGGCGTCGGGCTAGAGAAATCTTTTCGTTGTGAAGTGTGCGGTAAAGCCTTCGCCTACTCCAACAGCTTAGTGCGGCACAAGCTATCCCAGCACGGCATCGATCGCAACGGTCAGCGGGTCAACCAGTCCCAATCCTCTGGATACTCACCCCTCTTCTATGACTCTGGATCAGGGTCCAACTACACCGGGTCATCTCATATGCAACAAGGGGCCTCCactccacaacaacaacaacaacaacaacagcagcagcagcaacaacaaccacaactgcaGCACCCTTTTCACTACCGCGCCAAAAACTGCCAAAAGCGGCATGGACAAACGAGAAAACACCGGAAGAAAAAACGAGTTGTGATCCACAGTATCATGAGGGACGGGAAGCTGGTGGGGGTCCCACTCAGTAAAGACACCCGCAAGAAGCTGATGAtcctgaggaggaagaggggcaAACTCCAGGCTCAGATCAACAGGAAAAAGCTCCTCGCCCAGCTGAGGAAAAAGGGCTGCGTGATGAAGGTGAAGTCCTGGAGCGGCGGCGCTGTCAGAGTCAGTGGTCTCACCTCCTTGGACATCCCCATCAAGCGCTTCCCGTGTCCCATCTGTCCCAGCGCCACCTACTCAAAGCAGGGCTTCCTCCTGGTCCATCATGCCATCAGGCACCCGCCCAGAAACTCAGGCCGCTACGCCCGACTGCGCTGCCAGGTGTGTGGCAGACGCACCAGCTCCTTAcacaaagccttgaaacaccGGGGCCAGCACCTGAAGGCGGCAGCGTTCCAGTGCCACAAATGCAGACACCGCTTCTGGAACGCCCGCCTCCTTTCCCGCCATAAGGTCTCGTGTCGGGGAACGTCCACGGTCAGCGGGGCCATGGCCTGGGGACTGATGAAGATCAAATCTGACCACTCGGATAGCGACCATTCTCCGGTCCAGCTGTCCGTCCCACATCTGGTCCAGCCGGAGAGGTCCACGGTCCTGACTGAGTTCAGTCAGTAA